One Apodemus sylvaticus chromosome 14, mApoSyl1.1, whole genome shotgun sequence DNA window includes the following coding sequences:
- the Atp5f1c gene encoding ATP synthase subunit gamma, mitochondrial isoform X1, with protein MFSRASVVGLSACAVQPQWIQVRNMATLKDITRRLKSIKNIQKITKSMKMVAAAKYARAERELKPARVYGTGSLALYEKADIKGPEDKKKHLIIGVSSDRGLCGAIHSSVAKQMKNEVAALREAGKEVMIVGVGEKIKGILYRTHADQFLVSFKDVGRKPPTFGDASVIALELLNSGFEFDEGSIIFNQFKSVISYKTEEKPIFSLNTIASAGNSWLVLTETMSVYDDIDTDVLQNYQEYNLANLIYYSLKESTTSEQSARMTAMDNASKNASDMIDKLTLTFNRTRQAVITKELIEIISGAAALD; from the exons GATCCAAGTTCGAAACATGGCAACTCTGAAAGATA TTACCAGGAGACTGAAGTCCatcaaaaacatccagaaaattacCAAGTCTATGAAGATGGTGGCAGCGGCCAAGTACGCTCGTGCTGAGCGGGAGCTGAAGCCAGCTCGAGTGTACGGGACAGGCTCCTTGG CTCTGTATGAGAAGGCCGATATCAAGGGGCCTGAGGACAAGAAGAAGCACCTCATCATTGGCGTGTCCTCAGATAGAGGGCTCTGCGGTGCTATTCATTCCTCAGTGGCCAAACAGATGAAGAATGAAGTGGCTGCCCTCAGAGAAGCTGGGAAAGAAGTTATGATTGTTGGAGTTGGTGAAAAAATCAAGGGCATTCTTTATAG GACTCACGCTGATCAGTTTTTGGTGTCATTCAAAGATGTGGGACGGAAGCCCCCTACTTTTGGAGATGCATCAGTCATTGCCCTTGAGTTGTTAAATTCTGGATTTGAATTTGATGAAGGCTCTATCATTTTTAATCAATTCAA GTCTGTTATCTCCTacaagacagaagagaagcccaTCTTCTCTCTCAATACCATCGCCAGTGCTG GAAACTCTTGGCTTGTTTTAACAGAGACCATGAGCGTTTATGATGACATTGATACTGATGTGCTACAGAATTACCAGGAATACAATCTGGCCAACCTCATCTACTACTCCCTGAAGGAGTCCACCACCAGTGAGCAGAGTGCCAGGATGACAGCCATGGACAACGCCAGCAAGAACGCTT CTGATATGATTGACAAACTGACGCTGACTTTCAACCGCACTCGCCAGGCTGTCATCACAAAGGAGCTGATTGAGATCATCTCTGGGGCTGCTGCTCT GGATTGA
- the Atp5f1c gene encoding ATP synthase subunit gamma, mitochondrial isoform X3 has translation MFSRASVVGLSACAVQPQWIQVRNMATLKDITRRLKSIKNIQKITKSMKMVAAAKYARAERELKPARVYGTGSLALYEKADIKGPEDKKKHLIIGVSSDRGLCGAIHSSVAKQMKNEVAALREAGKEVMIVGVGEKIKGILYRTHADQFLVSFKDVGRKPPTFGDASVIALELLNSGFEFDEGSIIFNQFKSVISYKTEEKPIFSLNTIASAETMSVYDDIDTDVLQNYQEYNLANLIYYSLKESTTSEQSARMTAMDNASKNASDMIDKLTLTFNRTRQAVITKELIEIISGAAAL, from the exons GATCCAAGTTCGAAACATGGCAACTCTGAAAGATA TTACCAGGAGACTGAAGTCCatcaaaaacatccagaaaattacCAAGTCTATGAAGATGGTGGCAGCGGCCAAGTACGCTCGTGCTGAGCGGGAGCTGAAGCCAGCTCGAGTGTACGGGACAGGCTCCTTGG CTCTGTATGAGAAGGCCGATATCAAGGGGCCTGAGGACAAGAAGAAGCACCTCATCATTGGCGTGTCCTCAGATAGAGGGCTCTGCGGTGCTATTCATTCCTCAGTGGCCAAACAGATGAAGAATGAAGTGGCTGCCCTCAGAGAAGCTGGGAAAGAAGTTATGATTGTTGGAGTTGGTGAAAAAATCAAGGGCATTCTTTATAG GACTCACGCTGATCAGTTTTTGGTGTCATTCAAAGATGTGGGACGGAAGCCCCCTACTTTTGGAGATGCATCAGTCATTGCCCTTGAGTTGTTAAATTCTGGATTTGAATTTGATGAAGGCTCTATCATTTTTAATCAATTCAA GTCTGTTATCTCCTacaagacagaagagaagcccaTCTTCTCTCTCAATACCATCGCCAGTGCTG AGACCATGAGCGTTTATGATGACATTGATACTGATGTGCTACAGAATTACCAGGAATACAATCTGGCCAACCTCATCTACTACTCCCTGAAGGAGTCCACCACCAGTGAGCAGAGTGCCAGGATGACAGCCATGGACAACGCCAGCAAGAACGCTT CTGATATGATTGACAAACTGACGCTGACTTTCAACCGCACTCGCCAGGCTGTCATCACAAAGGAGCTGATTGAGATCATCTCTGGGGCTGCTGCTCTGTGA
- the Atp5f1c gene encoding ATP synthase subunit gamma, mitochondrial isoform X2 yields MFSRASVVGLSACAVQPQWIQVRNMATLKDITRRLKSIKNIQKITKSMKMVAAAKYARAERELKPARVYGTGSLALYEKADIKGPEDKKKHLIIGVSSDRGLCGAIHSSVAKQMKNEVAALREAGKEVMIVGVGEKIKGILYRTHADQFLVSFKDVGRKPPTFGDASVIALELLNSGFEFDEGSIIFNQFKSVISYKTEEKPIFSLNTIASAETMSVYDDIDTDVLQNYQEYNLANLIYYSLKESTTSEQSARMTAMDNASKNASDMIDKLTLTFNRTRQAVITKELIEIISGAAALD; encoded by the exons GATCCAAGTTCGAAACATGGCAACTCTGAAAGATA TTACCAGGAGACTGAAGTCCatcaaaaacatccagaaaattacCAAGTCTATGAAGATGGTGGCAGCGGCCAAGTACGCTCGTGCTGAGCGGGAGCTGAAGCCAGCTCGAGTGTACGGGACAGGCTCCTTGG CTCTGTATGAGAAGGCCGATATCAAGGGGCCTGAGGACAAGAAGAAGCACCTCATCATTGGCGTGTCCTCAGATAGAGGGCTCTGCGGTGCTATTCATTCCTCAGTGGCCAAACAGATGAAGAATGAAGTGGCTGCCCTCAGAGAAGCTGGGAAAGAAGTTATGATTGTTGGAGTTGGTGAAAAAATCAAGGGCATTCTTTATAG GACTCACGCTGATCAGTTTTTGGTGTCATTCAAAGATGTGGGACGGAAGCCCCCTACTTTTGGAGATGCATCAGTCATTGCCCTTGAGTTGTTAAATTCTGGATTTGAATTTGATGAAGGCTCTATCATTTTTAATCAATTCAA GTCTGTTATCTCCTacaagacagaagagaagcccaTCTTCTCTCTCAATACCATCGCCAGTGCTG AGACCATGAGCGTTTATGATGACATTGATACTGATGTGCTACAGAATTACCAGGAATACAATCTGGCCAACCTCATCTACTACTCCCTGAAGGAGTCCACCACCAGTGAGCAGAGTGCCAGGATGACAGCCATGGACAACGCCAGCAAGAACGCTT CTGATATGATTGACAAACTGACGCTGACTTTCAACCGCACTCGCCAGGCTGTCATCACAAAGGAGCTGATTGAGATCATCTCTGGGGCTGCTGCTCT GGATTGA